In Vibrio sp. JC009, a single window of DNA contains:
- a CDS encoding type II toxin-antitoxin system Phd/YefM family antitoxin, translating into MSRIHFDKDIQPLSEFRAGVTSFIKQINETRRPLVITQRGKGVAVVLDVAEYEAMQEKIELLEEMRTAEAQLASGLSVSNEDARAQVLGRIKE; encoded by the coding sequence ATGAGCCGTATACATTTCGATAAAGACATACAACCGTTGTCAGAATTTCGCGCTGGCGTAACCTCATTTATAAAGCAAATAAACGAAACTCGACGTCCATTGGTAATCACTCAACGTGGTAAAGGTGTTGCAGTGGTACTTGATGTCGCTGAATATGAAGCCATGCAAGAGAAAATCGAGCTATTGGAAGAAATGCGTACCGCTGAAGCTCAATTAGCATCTGGCCTGAGTGTTTCTAATGAAGATGCACGAGCTCAAGTATTAGGACGTATTAAAGAATGA
- a CDS encoding type II toxin-antitoxin system RelE/ParE family toxin, giving the protein MKVVWSPLALQKLGDAAEFISLDNPSAARKWVDEVFDKAELLASMPEMGRMVPEMPNTNYREVIFGHYRIIYSISHEIRVLTVRNCRQILTDDAL; this is encoded by the coding sequence ATGAAGGTAGTTTGGTCCCCTTTGGCATTACAAAAATTAGGCGATGCAGCCGAATTTATCTCATTGGACAATCCATCAGCAGCCAGGAAGTGGGTGGATGAAGTCTTTGATAAAGCTGAATTACTTGCTTCGATGCCAGAGATGGGGCGTATGGTTCCTGAAATGCCGAATACAAACTATCGGGAAGTTATATTCGGTCATTACAGGATCATTTACAGCATAAGCCATGAGATTCGGGTATTAACTGTTCGTAATTGTCGCCAAATTCTTACGGATGATGCTCTTTAG
- a CDS encoding YlcI/YnfO family protein yields MKKIVVVLNSNTNRQSAKKNIRFEHELLADIHEVKPDDISFSQWVKNACREKIANTHQISEMCALTRSTAVPDVSTVADVSVLTEVQEIEDSAVILAKQWHSQGMFHQQIADRLNQMEKFTPDGKPWTRLLVRQIVNQR; encoded by the coding sequence ATGAAGAAAATAGTCGTTGTACTGAACAGCAATACTAACCGCCAATCAGCGAAAAAAAACATACGGTTTGAGCATGAGTTATTGGCTGATATTCATGAAGTTAAGCCTGATGACATAAGCTTTTCTCAGTGGGTAAAAAATGCATGTAGGGAAAAGATAGCAAACACACACCAAATATCTGAAATGTGCGCACTGACCAGAAGCACAGCAGTTCCTGATGTGAGTACAGTAGCCGATGTTTCTGTACTCACAGAGGTCCAAGAGATAGAAGATTCTGCAGTAATTCTGGCAAAGCAATGGCATTCACAAGGCATGTTCCACCAGCAGATTGCTGATAGGTTAAATCAGATGGAAAAGTTTACTCCGGATGGAAAGCCATGGACGCGTTTGTTAGTTCGGCAGATAGTTAACCAAAGATAA
- a CDS encoding site-specific integrase, which translates to MGSINSRGGRLFLDFRYKGHRCREYTKLSDTKANRNRVNRLLKVIEAEIMVGSFDYAKYFPESKLVAKFAQVDERKRQAKAYFEATDSPKLHEFAEIWLSEKKIEWRKGHYQDVEGILNKYIIPMFGNKKISAITKQQILSFRSTLAKVPGRKGKELSPSRINHIMTPLRVMLNEAADRYDFTSPWKNIKALKVGRTEVDPFNLQEVEQVIAHAPEKYKPYYITRFFTGLRTGEIDGLMWKDVNLDNKTITVNQSLVRGELSDVKTEGSYRVVMLTDRVAEALREHKKTAYLKDKYVFTNDKRLPLNYQTVSKSIWYPTLRRAKLRPRNPYQTRHTYATLLLASGEAPEWIANQMGHTTTTMLFRVYSRYVPNLTRRDGSAFERFLETGGEA; encoded by the coding sequence ATGGGTAGTATTAATTCACGTGGAGGTCGCCTCTTTCTCGACTTCAGATATAAAGGGCACCGCTGCCGAGAGTACACCAAACTTTCAGATACAAAGGCAAACCGTAATCGCGTTAATCGCCTGCTGAAGGTTATTGAAGCGGAAATTATGGTAGGAAGCTTTGACTACGCAAAATACTTTCCGGAAAGCAAACTTGTAGCTAAATTTGCACAAGTTGATGAGCGTAAACGTCAGGCAAAAGCATATTTCGAAGCGACAGATTCTCCAAAACTTCATGAATTTGCTGAAATCTGGCTATCTGAAAAGAAAATCGAATGGCGTAAAGGCCATTACCAAGATGTGGAAGGCATCCTAAACAAGTACATCATTCCGATGTTTGGTAATAAGAAGATCAGCGCCATCACTAAACAACAAATCTTAAGCTTTCGATCTACACTCGCCAAAGTCCCAGGTCGAAAAGGTAAAGAGTTAAGCCCTTCACGCATCAATCATATCATGACACCACTAAGAGTGATGTTGAATGAAGCCGCTGATCGATACGATTTTACTTCTCCATGGAAGAATATCAAGGCATTAAAAGTAGGTCGCACAGAAGTTGACCCGTTTAACTTACAAGAAGTTGAACAGGTTATTGCCCATGCACCGGAAAAGTACAAGCCGTACTACATAACTCGTTTCTTCACCGGTCTTAGAACCGGTGAGATCGACGGACTAATGTGGAAAGACGTTAATCTGGACAACAAAACAATTACGGTTAACCAAAGCCTTGTTCGCGGTGAGCTTTCCGACGTAAAAACAGAAGGCTCTTACCGGGTGGTTATGCTGACAGACAGAGTCGCTGAAGCGCTCAGGGAACATAAAAAGACAGCTTACCTTAAAGATAAGTACGTCTTTACCAACGATAAGCGGCTTCCGTTGAACTATCAGACTGTGTCTAAGTCCATTTGGTACCCTACCCTACGCAGAGCTAAATTGAGGCCTCGCAACCCGTACCAGACACGACATACTTATGCGACATTACTGCTTGCGTCCGGAGAGGCTCCCGAATGGATTGCTAATCAGATGGGACATACTACAACGACTATGTTGTTCCGGGTTTACTCTCGTTATGTGCCTAACCTGACCAGACGTGACGGTAGTGCGTTCGAACGCTTTTTGGAAACAGGAGGTGAAGCATGA
- a CDS encoding helix-turn-helix transcriptional regulator, with the protein MIKCHLSTLLGAKKLKIADVVRDTGVNRSTVNRLFHETNNRIDFDTLEKICLYLDCSVGDLLEVQKDETSD; encoded by the coding sequence ATGATTAAGTGTCATCTATCAACTTTACTTGGAGCTAAAAAGCTGAAAATTGCAGATGTAGTAAGAGATACTGGAGTCAACAGAAGTACAGTAAATCGACTATTTCATGAAACGAACAATCGGATTGATTTCGATACGCTGGAAAAAATCTGCCTTTACCTTGATTGCAGTGTTGGTGATCTGCTTGAAGTGCAAAAAGACGAAACATCGGATTAA